The following are encoded together in the Anopheles nili chromosome 3, idAnoNiliSN_F5_01, whole genome shotgun sequence genome:
- the LOC128723428 gene encoding sodium/hydrogen exchanger 6 has protein sequence MNKQRVKTQYRSRYRFLPVVVLIVLAQWCLLDAAVTAESTDIELDAKANKIHQIDSLNLLLYTFLLTLTVLTIWLFKHRRVSWLHETGLAVIYGLIVGAIIRYAGTTTPIIHVSVEAEPDAKFNQSLPPDTLWLKFPGNLPHGSDQPVKANKTYTYSFRGELGNVEENEIDLKATFDPEVFFNIILPPIIFHAGYSLKRKYFFRNLGAILMFAIIGTTLSAFLIGALMYGFVQLMPKLKSSFTFLDTLYFGALISPTDPLTILAIFSDMHVDVNLYALVFGESVLNDAVAIVLSGAIQNYGEHYSSNGEFEGHAFLRSLGDFFSVFAFSLLIGASMGCVTAMMTKFTRIRDFPLLESALFVLMSYSTFLIAEAAELTGVVAVLFCGICQAHYTYNNLSDDSRTRTKQIFELLNFLAENFIFSYIGVSMFTFPKHHFDPLFIFTGFMCAAIGRAVNIYPLSALLNIARKPKISWNFQHMLFFAGLRGAMSFALAIRNTVSDARQAMLTTTSLIVITTVIIQGGAANFLLNWLNIPVGVDDETEVLPYQGVRSVYNSMENTTGSIDVGLNLSQLQVNRRASSLDLENPDSEGATTPGGTRRGHEKAVLARLWGNFDSRYMKPLLTHSRPTLLETLPVCLSPLARLLTTTEQLTRDGPTRRADSDSDLCIDDDDRASRGGPGDGSVRRNSINRLEIMDDDEQGAFRVASTATFAQRIMHQGRRASGKIFHF, from the exons atgaataaGCAACGGGTGAAAACACAGTATCGGTCCCGATATCGGTTTCTTCCGGTCGTTGTACTGATAGTCTTAGCCCAATGGTGCCTACTAGATGCAGCCGTTACAGCCGAATCGACCGATATCGAGCTCGATGCCAAGGCGAACAAAATCCACCAGATCGATTCGCTCAATCTGTTGCTTTACACCTTCCTGTTAACGCTCACCGTGCTAACGATATGGTTATTCAAGCATCGACGAGTTTCCTGGCTGCACGAAACCGGGCTAGCCGTTATATATG GACTCATCGTAGGAGCCATCATTCGCTATGCGGGCACCACAACGCCTATCATACACGTTTCCGTGGAAGCAGAACCAGATGCAAAGTTTAACCAGAGTCTCCCGCCGGATACGTTATGGCTTAAGTTTCCGGGAAACCTTCCGCATGGTTCTGACCAGCCGgtgaaggcaaacaaaacatacacgTACAGCTTTCGCGGAGAGCTGGGAAATGTGGAAGAAAATGAGATTGATCTAAAGGCGACCTTCGATCCGGAGGTGTTTTTCAACATAATTCTACCGCCAATTATATTCCATGCTGGCTACAGCCTAAAACGG aaatattttttccgCAACCTTGGAGCTATTTTGATGTTTGCCATCATCGGTACGACGCTGTCTGCGTTTTTAATTGGCGCACTGATGTATGGATTCGTTCAGCTAATGCCAAAGTTGAAATCGAGCTTCACTTTCCTGGACACGCTATACTTTGGAGCGCTCATTTCACCCACGGATCCGTTAACGATATTGGCGATCTTCAGCGACATGCACGTGGACGTCAATCTGTATGCTCTTGTTTTTGGCGAAAGTGTACTAAATGATGCCGTTGCCATCGTTCTTAGCGG GGCAATTCAAAACTATGGTGAACATTATTCGAGCAATGGAGAATTTGAAGGTCACGCATTTCTTCGATCGCTGGGAGATTTCTTCAGCGTATTTGCGTTCTCACTCCTGATCGGTGCCTCTATGGGCTGTGTCACAGCCATGATGACAAAGTTCACACGGATACGGGACTTTCCGCTGCTAGAATCAGCACTGTTTGTGCTGATGTCCTACAGCACGTTTTTAATTGCTGAAGCGGCCGAGTTAACAG GCGTTGTGGCGGTGCTTTTTTGTGGCATATGTCAGGCTCATTACACATACAACAATCTATCTGATGATTCGCGGACACGAACGAAACAGATTTTTGAGCTGCTAAATTTCCTTGCTGAGAATTTCATCTTCTCGTACATCGGTGTATCTATGTTCACTTTCCCAAAGCATCATTTCGACCCATTGTTCATTTTTACGGGTTTC ATGTGCGCGGCTATCGGACGAGCTGTAAATATTTATCCCTTGTCAGCTCTACTAAACATCGctagaaaaccaaaaatttcGTGGAACTTTCAGCATATGCTGTTCTTTGCTG GTTTGCGAGGTGCCATGTCGTTTGCCCTAGCGATTCGGAATACAGTCTCTGACGCTCGACAGGCAATGTTGACGACTACTTCTTTGATAGTCATCACTACAGTCATCATCCAGGGTGGTGCGGCTAATTTTTTGCTCAACTGGCTAAATATCCC TGTCGGAGTGGATGATGAAACAGAAGTTCTGCCCTACCAAGGAGTGCGGAGT GTGTACAATTCAATGGAGAATACCACCGGG TCGATCGACGTTGGTTTAAATCTCAGTCAACTACAAGTGAATAGACGAGCAAGCTCTCTG GATCTGGAAAATCCGGACAGTGAAGGAGCCACCACCCCTGGTGGAACTCGAAGGGGTCACGAGAAGGCTGTTCTAGCAAGATTGTGGGGCAATTTCGATTCAAG ATATATGAAACCTTTGTTGACACATTCGCGGCCGACATTACTGGAAACTCTACCAGTTTGTTTGAGTCCTTTGGCCCGTTTACTAACTACGACCGAGCAACTAACACGG GATGGTCCGACACGTCGAGCGGACTCCGATTCCGATCTGTGCATTGATGACGACGACCGAGCGTCACGTGGCGGTCCCGGTGATGGCAGCGTTCGCAGGAATTCTATCAACCGT TTAGAAATAATGGATGACGACGAGCAGGGCGCATTTCGTGTTGCATCTACGGCCACTTTTGCCCAACGGATCATGCATCAGGGAAGAAGAGCtagtgggaaaattttccacttttaa
- the LOC128722582 gene encoding facilitated trehalose transporter Tret1-2 homolog: MATKAKNQDDPIPMAEDEREQLTTSSNLQYIQPTSLSLVGEKQWKRTTHRPDNGAVYGMDNMTTILTQKALTKGARMQLAMSVLANLTVLSSGMGLGYSAITLHALTNEENPLRMNTSQASWFASISSIACPLGGLISGYLLDRIGRKKTLMLINVLSIVSWSLIAVCSVTNFDVMYTQILIARVIIGIVIGLVSAPASIYSAEIATPKLRGRLTVLTSLSIAVGILLIYSLGYFLPHDFRLVAALAAGICVLSLVLLFLMPESPAWLMSKDREEEAERSLKCIRGYGAYRQRIPEVENELMRLRDGVLAQRRAGRVSFLRQLRQPHVYKPLGIIVGFFGFQQFSGIFVIVVYAAKVSSEAGVSMDPFLCTVLIGVTRVLATMLVAYILDTLGRKPPSVFSGVGMLTCMFGLALCSYFPPIEQLAWIPTFLILTYIFTSTLGFLTMPFSMLAELFPQTVRGPASGVTVFFTYLMSFCTIKLYPTMVELLGSANVFIIYGVVSLLGVLYVVCVVPETKGKSLQEIEDYFRGVSHGSTPSQEVEEDEVSSLSSESV; the protein is encoded by the exons ATGGCGACAAAAGCGAAGAACCAGGACGATCCGATACCAATGGCAGAGGACGAACGGGAACAGCTGACGACGTCCTCAAATCTTCAGTACATACAACCGACCTCTCTGTCGCTGGTGGGCGAAAAGCAATGGAAACGTACCACCCACCGACCAGATAATGGAGCCGTATACGGCATGGACAACATGACCACGATTCTGACACAAAAAGCGCTCACGAAGGGCGCCCGGATGCAGCTGGCCATGAGCGTGTTAGCGAATCTGACGGTGCTCTCATCCGGCATGGGACTAGGATATTCGGCCATCACGCTTCACGCGCTCACCAACGAGGAAAACCCGCTGCGCATGAACACCAGCCAAGCGTCGTGGTTCG CCTCCATCAGCTCGATCGCGTGCCCCTTGGGTGGGCTCATCTCGGGCTATTTGCTAGACCGGATTGGACGGAAGAAAACGCTCATGCTTATCAACGTGCTATCCATCGTGTCTTGGTCACTGATCGCCGTTTGTAGTGTGACTAACTTCGACGTGATGTACACCCAGATCCTAATCGCGCGCGTCATCATCG gcATTGTGATTGGGTTAGTCAGCGCACCGGCCTCCATCTACTCGGCGGAAATCGCCACACCGAAGTTGCGCGGGCGCCTTACAGTGCTCACGTCACTTAGCATCGCTGTCGGGATTTTACTTATCTATTCGCTTGGGTACTTCCTGCCCCACGATTTCCGGTTAGTGGCGGCATTGGCTGCCGGTATCTGCGTGTTGTCGTTGGTATTACTCTTCCTGATGCCCGAGTCACCGGCTTGGTTGATGTCTAAGGATCGCGAGGAAGAAGCGGAACGATCGCTCAAGTGCATCCGCGGTTATGGAGCTTACCGGCAACGTATTCCGGAGGTTGAGAATGAACTGATGCGTCTGCGTGATGGCGTACTTGCCCAACGACGCGCAGGACGTGTGAGCTTCCTGCGTCAACTTCGACAACCTCACGTGTACAAACCACTAGGCATCATTGTCGGGTTCTTCGGATTCCAGCAGTTCTCCGGCATCTTCGTGATCGTGGTATATGCAGCCAAAGTATCCTCGGAGGCGGGTGTTTCGATGGATCCTTTCCTTTGCACGGTGCTCATCGGTGTGACACGTGTCCTTGCGACCATGCTGGTGGCTTACATCCTTGACACACTCGGTCGTAAACCCCCGTCAGTGTTCTCGGGTGTAGGCATGCTGACGTGCATGTTCGGGTTGGCACTGTGTAGCTACTTCCCACCGATAGAACAACTTGCCTGGATCCCGACCTTCCTGATCCTGACGTACATCTTCACCAGTACACTCGGGTTCCTCACCATGCCATTCTCGATGCTTGCCGAACTATTCCCGCAAACGGTGCGTGGCCCAGCGTCAGGTGTAACCGTGTTCTTCACCTACCTAATGTCGTTCTGCACGATCAAACTATACCCAACGATGGTGGAGCTACTGGGCAGTGCCAACGTGTTCATCATCTACGGCGTGGTTTCGCTACTGGGCGTACTTTATGTCGTTTGTGTCGTACCCGAAACGAAGGGCAAGTCACTGCAGGAGATCGAGGACTACTTCCGCGGGGTGTCCCATGGCTCAACACCCTCCCAAGAGGTGGAAGAGGATGAAGTTAGCAGCCTATCATCGGAGAGCGTGTGA
- the LOC128722585 gene encoding facilitated trehalose transporter Tret1-2 homolog encodes MSAKDSAEVEAALNKKPSPSKSPNHALLTQLTRRAAITQIVTAVVANITIISSGMGIGFPSIAMIELTNSTTSVVLTESNASWFASITSIMCPFGGLLSGYLLDKVGRKKTLYFINVISIVSWAIMSFASRTDSTTLFIQLIVARIIIGIAIGLSSTPASVYAAEVAHPNLRGRLTLLTAFCTAIGMLSIYTLGYVFKNDWRFVCMICGVFTVVSLLTVIPLPESPSWLVSKKRLEKAERCLKVIRAIKEDDNPEIRAELEALEENIARFRSSGQTKKSKLDQLKKPEVYKPLTIMCTFFFFQQFTGIFVIIVYAASFSIEAGVAIDPFLSAVFVGLTRVVTTVLMSFISDKFGRRPPALFSGFGMACCMFGLAVCAIHPVKGTSLSWIPTVLLVAFIFTATLGFLTLPFSMNAEVYPTKIRGFASGLTIFFGYTMSFIILKVYPSMVETIGNSNVFILFGCISMLGIAFVYFFLPETKGRTLQDIENHFRGKKSSDKPEVEMTTILTKGNESQQRD; translated from the exons ATGAGCGCAAAGGATTCGGCCGAGGTGGAGGCCGCCCTGAACAAGAAACCGTCGCCGTCCAAAAGCCCTAACCATGCGCTTTTGACGCAGTTAACGCGCCGGGCGGCTATCACCCAGATAGTGACTGCTGTTGTGGccaacatcaccatcatctCCTCTGGCATGGGAATCGGTTTTCCGTCCATCGCCATGATTGAGCTTACAAACTCGACTACCTCAGTGGTGCTCACGGAATCCAACGCATCCTGGTTCG CGTCCATCACATCCATCATGTGCCCGTTTGGAGGACTCCTTTCCGGTTATCTGCTGGATAAGGTCGGCCGCAAGAAGACGCTCTACTTTATCAACGTCATATCGATCGTGTCCTGGGCAATTATGTCGTTTGCGAGCCGCACCGACAGCACGACGCTATTTATCCAGCTAATCGTGGCGCGTATAATAATCG GCATCGCGATAGGCTTATCTAGTACTCCAGCATCGGTGTACGCGGCGGAGGTTGCCCATCCAAATCTTCGAGGGCGCCTAAcgctgctgacagcgttctgcACCGCCATCGGTATGCTCAGTATCTACACACTCGGCTACGTCTTCAAG AACGATTGGCGATTTGTGTGCATGATCTGTGGGGTGTTCACTGTCGTGTCCTTGCTGACGGTGATACCCCTGCCCGAGTCGCCTAGCTGGCTCGTGAGCAAAAAGCGCCTCGAGAAGGCGGAACGATGTCTAAAGGTGATCCGCGCCATAAAGGAAGACGACAATCCCGAGATCCGGGCCGAACTAGAGGCGCTGGAAGAGAACATTGCCCGTTTCCGATCATCCGGGCAGACGAAAAAGTCCAAGCTGGATCAGCTGAAGAAACCGGAAGTGTACAAACCGCTCACCATTATGTGcacgttcttcttcttccagcAGTTCACTGGCATCTTCGTGATCATCGTGTATGCGGCCAGCTTCTCGATTGAGGCCGGCGTAGCGATCGATCCGTTTTTGAGCGCGGTTTTCGTGGGGTTGACACGTGTCGTAACGACGGTGTTGATGTCGTTCATCTCGGACAAGTTTGGTCGTCGTCCACCGGCCCTGTTCTCCGGGTTCGGTATGGCCTGCTGTATGTTTGGGCTAGCCGTTTGTGCCATCCACCCCGTGAAGGGTACCTCGCTGTCCTGGATACCcacggtgctgctggtggcgttcATTTTCACAGCCACACTCGGCTTCCTGACGCTTCCCTTCTCAATGAACGCTGAGGTGTACCCGACGAAGATTCGAGGATTCGCCTCCGGGTTGACCATCTTCTTTGGCTACACCATGTCGTTCATTATCCTGAAGGTGTACCCTTCGATGGTTGAAACGATCGGCAACTCGAACGTTTTCATACTGTTCGGGTGTATCTCGATGCTTGGCATCGCCTTCGTGTACTTCTTCCTGCCGGAAACGAAGGGCCGCACGCTCCAGGATATCGAGAATCATTTCCGAGGCAAGAAATCGTCGGATAAGCCAGAGGTGGAAATGACAACGATTCTTACGAAGGGCAACGAGTCGCAGCAGCGCGATTGA
- the LOC128726831 gene encoding S-phase kinase-associated protein 1-like: protein MPTIRLQSSDGEIFDTDVQIAKCSGTIKTMLEDLGMDEGDEEVVPLPNVNSAILRKVLQWATFHKDDPIPVEDDDSKEKRTDDISSWDADFLKVDQGTLFELILAANYLDIKGLLDVTCKTVANMIKGKTPEEIRKTFNIKNDFTPAEEEQVRKENEWCEEK, encoded by the coding sequence ATGCCCACCATCAGACTGCAGTCGTCGGACGGAGAAATTTTTGATACCGACGTCCAGATCGCAAAATGTTCTGGCACCATCAAGACGATGCTGGAGGATCTCGGCATGGACGAAGGAGACGAAGAAGTGGTTCCGCTGCCGAACGTTAACTCGGCCATCTTACGAAAGGTGCTGCAGTGGGCGACCTTCCACAAAGACGATCCGATCCCGGTGGAGGACGACGATAGCAAGGAGAAGCGCACGGACGACATCAGCTCTTGGGACGCCGATTTCCTGAAAGTAGACCAGGGAACGCTCTTCGAGTTGATCCTGGCGGCTAATTACTTGGACATCAAGGGCCTACTGGATGTGACTTGCAAGACGGTCGCCAACATGATCAAGGGCAAAACCCCGGAAGAGATTCGCAAGACGTTCAACATCAAGAACGACTTCACTCCCGCTGAGGAGGAACAAGTCCGCAAGGAGAACGAGTGGTGCGAGGAAAAGTAG